The Drosophila mauritiana strain mau12 chromosome 2R, ASM438214v1, whole genome shotgun sequence genome has a segment encoding these proteins:
- the LOC117136898 gene encoding endoplasmic reticulum metallopeptidase 1 isoform X2, with translation MSSETEEKRSKAQPNGCERAFVQRNKIKWFWAPAFFGFWLLLYVTISIPACHRLPRPLTIQDEETHPDQFIAERAEKNLRELVSLGPRVVGSRQNEMAALKMLSQKMQKIRSGTANDIEVDVQVASGSYVHWSMVNMYQSIQNIVVKISPKNTNSTTYLLVNSHYDSVPAGPGAGDDGSMVATMMEVLRVLAKSDKPLKNPVVFLFNGAEENPLQASHAFITQHKWAKYCKALINLDSCGNGGREILFQSGPNHPWLMKNYRRAIKHPYASTMGEELFQHNFIPSDTDFRIFRDHGSVPGLDMAYTYNGFVYHTRHDKAEIFPRGSFQHTGDNLLALVRQIANSPEIENSAKYAKGHTIYFDVMGWFLVFYTETEGVILNVIVSLISIGICGYAIKLISVNSGIKLEKILKKVGHTLLVQILSVVVGAILPVLLGLFMDAVHLPLSWFSNSWLILGLYFTTFFFGLAIVPAMYFHWTKQDKLPIGQRVQLLLHCHCILLSVLTLIFTICGIRSVFVLMLSCLFYTVGLIINIATRLHTKDVAWVIPHIVCTVPPFVFFAYFSHGFFTTFIPMFGRFGENLNPDLAVAVFSVAVGFLCCGFIIPVLQLFNKSKTIICGLMGITLLCFIIAMTPIGFPYRPETNVQRFAVLHTKRTFHDADNKVRRQESGYFIMPQDRRTYTVKHAVINMTLAQRIGSDCDKEINCGLPLYNQRWHKTRKNSLWIPASEPVLGENVPTVLLLSKNSVSPTRIRYEMQLSGPNHMALFIQPLNGAKMMDWSFHQAPLRLSFEPPYFIYFSWGVNGDPLKFWLELEKPNGNWNSTTLELGLGGHWTHHKELITPDFKKFLDSFPHYVDATPWPASFESRIF, from the exons ATGAGCAGCGAAACGGAGGAGAAAAGATCGAAG GCTCAGCCCAATGGCTGTGAGCGAGCATTTGTCCAGCGAAACAAGATTAAGTGGTTCTGGGCACCAGCCTTCTTTGGATTCTGGCTGCTGCTCTATGTGACCATCTCGATCCCCGCCTGCCATCGCCTTCCCCGCCCACTGACCATTCAGGATGAGGAAACGCACCCCGACCAGTTCATCGCCGAGCGCGCAGAGAAAAATCTACGAGAGCTGGTGAGCCTGGGACCCCGAGTGGTGGGCAGTCGACAGAATGAGATGGCCGCTTTGAAGATGCTCTCCCAGAAGATGCAAAAAATTAGATCCGGCACTGCCAACGATATTGAAGTGGATGTTCAGGTGGCTTCCGGTAGCTATGTTCACTGGTCCATGGTCAACATGTACCAGAGCATTCAGAATATTGTGGTTAAAATCAGCCCCAAGAACACGAACAGCACTACATATCTTCTGGTAAACAGCCATTACGATTCGGTGCCAGCGGGACCTGGTGCTGGCGATGACGGTTCCATGGTGGCCACTATGATGGAGGTACTCCGTGTGCTGGCCAAGTCCGATAAGCCACTAAAGAACCCTGTGGTATTCCTGTTCAACGGAGCCGAGGAAAATCCCCTCCAAGCCTCGCATGCCTTCATCACCCAGCACAAGTGGGCCAAATATTGCAA GGCCCTTATCAATCTCGATTCCTGCGGAAATGGCGGTCGAGAGATCCTCTTCCAATCGGGACCCAATCATCCCTGGCTAATGAAGAACTACCGACGTGCCATCAAGCACCCGTATGCTTCTACTATGGGCGAGGAGCTGTTCCAGCACAATTTCATTCCCTCTGACACGGACTTCCGCATTTTCCGTGACCACGGATCGGTTCCCGGCTTGGATATGGCCTACACCTACAACGGATTTGTCTACCACACGCGACACGACAAGGCAGAGATCTTTCCCAGGGGTAGTTTCCAGCATACTGGTGATAATTTGCTGGCTTTGGTCCGACAGATTGCCAACTCTCCGGAGATTGAGAATTCAGCG aaATACGCCAAAGGTCACACCATCTATTTCGATGTTATGGGATGGTTCCTGGTTTTCTACACCGAAACCGAAGGCGTTATCTTGAACGTCATTGTCTCCTTGATATCCATCGGTATTTGTGGCTACGCTATTAAGCTGATTTCGGTCAACTCGGGCATAAAGCTCGAAAAGATCCTCAAGAAGGTGGGACACACTCTCCTCGTACAGATTCTATCTGTTGTTGTGGGAGCCATCCTGCCAGTTTTGCTCGGTCTGTTCATGGATGCGGTGCACTTGCCTCTGTCCTGGTTCTCGAACTCGTGGCTCATCCTGGGTCTGTACTTCACCACATTCTTCTTCGGCTTGGCCATAGTGCCCGCCATGTATTTCCACTGGACCAAGCAA GATAAGCTTCCCATTGGTCAGCGGGTTCAGCTTTTGCTGCACTGCCACTGCATTCTCTTATCCGTTCTTACCCTGATCTTCACCATCTGTGGAATTCGCTCTGTTTTTGTCCTGATGCTCAGTTGTTTGTTCTATACAGTGGGCTTGATCATTAATATTGCCACCAGACTGCACACCAAGG ATGTCGCATGGGTCATTCCGCACATTGTTTGCACTGTGCCACCATTTGTATTCTTTGCATATTTCTCGCACGGATTCTTCACCACGTTTATTCCTATGTTCGGTCGTTTTGGAGAGAACCTTAATCCGGATTTGGCGGTGGCTGTTTTCAGTGTTGCTGTGGGCTTCCTGTGCTGCGGTTTCATTATTCCTGTTCTACAGTTGTTCAACAAATCGAAGACCATTATCTGCGGCCTGATGGGCATCACGCTATTGTGCTTCATTATTGCAATGACACCAATTGGATTCCCCTATCGCCCAGAAACGAATGTCCAGCGTTTCGCTGTCCTG cacACCAAGCGTACCTTCCACGACGCCGATAACAAAGTGCGCCGTCAGGAATCTGGTTACTTCATTATGCCCCAGGACAGACGCACTTACACCGTGAAAC ATGCTGTTATCAACATGACACTGGCCCAAAGGATTGGATCCGATTGTGATAAGGAAATTAATTGCGGATTGCCCCTATACAATCAGCGTTGGCACAAGACCAG AAAGAACAGCTTATGGATACCCGCATCGGAACCTGTTCTTGGGGAGAATGTGCCGACCGTTTTATTGCTGTCCAAGAACTCAGTGTCGCCCACCAGAATTCGCTATGAAATGCAGCTAAGTGGACCCAATCACATGGCGCTCTTTATTCAGCCCTTGAATGGAGCAAAGATGATGGACTGGTCCTTCCATCAG GCACCCTTGCGTCTGAGCTTTGAGCCACCTTACTTCATCTACTTCTCGTGGGGTGTCAATGGAGATCCACTTAAGTTCTGGCTAGAACTGGAG AAACCCAACGGAAATTGGAACTCTACTACTCTGGAACTTGGTCTCGGAGGCCATTGGACCCATCACAAGGAACTAATAACGCCTGACTTTAAGAAGTTCCTCGACAGTTTCCCCCATTATGTGGATGCCACACCCTGGCCAGCTTCGTTTGAGAGCCGGATCTTTTAG
- the LOC117136898 gene encoding endoplasmic reticulum metallopeptidase 1 isoform X1, whose protein sequence is MSGSEKNVRRRVITPTSDPTNVDPLLRPRGSQQYEAQPNGCERAFVQRNKIKWFWAPAFFGFWLLLYVTISIPACHRLPRPLTIQDEETHPDQFIAERAEKNLRELVSLGPRVVGSRQNEMAALKMLSQKMQKIRSGTANDIEVDVQVASGSYVHWSMVNMYQSIQNIVVKISPKNTNSTTYLLVNSHYDSVPAGPGAGDDGSMVATMMEVLRVLAKSDKPLKNPVVFLFNGAEENPLQASHAFITQHKWAKYCKALINLDSCGNGGREILFQSGPNHPWLMKNYRRAIKHPYASTMGEELFQHNFIPSDTDFRIFRDHGSVPGLDMAYTYNGFVYHTRHDKAEIFPRGSFQHTGDNLLALVRQIANSPEIENSAKYAKGHTIYFDVMGWFLVFYTETEGVILNVIVSLISIGICGYAIKLISVNSGIKLEKILKKVGHTLLVQILSVVVGAILPVLLGLFMDAVHLPLSWFSNSWLILGLYFTTFFFGLAIVPAMYFHWTKQDKLPIGQRVQLLLHCHCILLSVLTLIFTICGIRSVFVLMLSCLFYTVGLIINIATRLHTKDVAWVIPHIVCTVPPFVFFAYFSHGFFTTFIPMFGRFGENLNPDLAVAVFSVAVGFLCCGFIIPVLQLFNKSKTIICGLMGITLLCFIIAMTPIGFPYRPETNVQRFAVLHTKRTFHDADNKVRRQESGYFIMPQDRRTYTVKHAVINMTLAQRIGSDCDKEINCGLPLYNQRWHKTRKNSLWIPASEPVLGENVPTVLLLSKNSVSPTRIRYEMQLSGPNHMALFIQPLNGAKMMDWSFHQAPLRLSFEPPYFIYFSWGVNGDPLKFWLELEKPNGNWNSTTLELGLGGHWTHHKELITPDFKKFLDSFPHYVDATPWPASFESRIF, encoded by the exons ATGAGTGGCAGTGAAAAGAATGTTCGGCGTCGCGTCATAACGCCGACCAGCGATCCTACGAATGTGGATCCATTGCTACGACCCCGCGGTTCCCAGCAGTATGAG GCTCAGCCCAATGGCTGTGAGCGAGCATTTGTCCAGCGAAACAAGATTAAGTGGTTCTGGGCACCAGCCTTCTTTGGATTCTGGCTGCTGCTCTATGTGACCATCTCGATCCCCGCCTGCCATCGCCTTCCCCGCCCACTGACCATTCAGGATGAGGAAACGCACCCCGACCAGTTCATCGCCGAGCGCGCAGAGAAAAATCTACGAGAGCTGGTGAGCCTGGGACCCCGAGTGGTGGGCAGTCGACAGAATGAGATGGCCGCTTTGAAGATGCTCTCCCAGAAGATGCAAAAAATTAGATCCGGCACTGCCAACGATATTGAAGTGGATGTTCAGGTGGCTTCCGGTAGCTATGTTCACTGGTCCATGGTCAACATGTACCAGAGCATTCAGAATATTGTGGTTAAAATCAGCCCCAAGAACACGAACAGCACTACATATCTTCTGGTAAACAGCCATTACGATTCGGTGCCAGCGGGACCTGGTGCTGGCGATGACGGTTCCATGGTGGCCACTATGATGGAGGTACTCCGTGTGCTGGCCAAGTCCGATAAGCCACTAAAGAACCCTGTGGTATTCCTGTTCAACGGAGCCGAGGAAAATCCCCTCCAAGCCTCGCATGCCTTCATCACCCAGCACAAGTGGGCCAAATATTGCAA GGCCCTTATCAATCTCGATTCCTGCGGAAATGGCGGTCGAGAGATCCTCTTCCAATCGGGACCCAATCATCCCTGGCTAATGAAGAACTACCGACGTGCCATCAAGCACCCGTATGCTTCTACTATGGGCGAGGAGCTGTTCCAGCACAATTTCATTCCCTCTGACACGGACTTCCGCATTTTCCGTGACCACGGATCGGTTCCCGGCTTGGATATGGCCTACACCTACAACGGATTTGTCTACCACACGCGACACGACAAGGCAGAGATCTTTCCCAGGGGTAGTTTCCAGCATACTGGTGATAATTTGCTGGCTTTGGTCCGACAGATTGCCAACTCTCCGGAGATTGAGAATTCAGCG aaATACGCCAAAGGTCACACCATCTATTTCGATGTTATGGGATGGTTCCTGGTTTTCTACACCGAAACCGAAGGCGTTATCTTGAACGTCATTGTCTCCTTGATATCCATCGGTATTTGTGGCTACGCTATTAAGCTGATTTCGGTCAACTCGGGCATAAAGCTCGAAAAGATCCTCAAGAAGGTGGGACACACTCTCCTCGTACAGATTCTATCTGTTGTTGTGGGAGCCATCCTGCCAGTTTTGCTCGGTCTGTTCATGGATGCGGTGCACTTGCCTCTGTCCTGGTTCTCGAACTCGTGGCTCATCCTGGGTCTGTACTTCACCACATTCTTCTTCGGCTTGGCCATAGTGCCCGCCATGTATTTCCACTGGACCAAGCAA GATAAGCTTCCCATTGGTCAGCGGGTTCAGCTTTTGCTGCACTGCCACTGCATTCTCTTATCCGTTCTTACCCTGATCTTCACCATCTGTGGAATTCGCTCTGTTTTTGTCCTGATGCTCAGTTGTTTGTTCTATACAGTGGGCTTGATCATTAATATTGCCACCAGACTGCACACCAAGG ATGTCGCATGGGTCATTCCGCACATTGTTTGCACTGTGCCACCATTTGTATTCTTTGCATATTTCTCGCACGGATTCTTCACCACGTTTATTCCTATGTTCGGTCGTTTTGGAGAGAACCTTAATCCGGATTTGGCGGTGGCTGTTTTCAGTGTTGCTGTGGGCTTCCTGTGCTGCGGTTTCATTATTCCTGTTCTACAGTTGTTCAACAAATCGAAGACCATTATCTGCGGCCTGATGGGCATCACGCTATTGTGCTTCATTATTGCAATGACACCAATTGGATTCCCCTATCGCCCAGAAACGAATGTCCAGCGTTTCGCTGTCCTG cacACCAAGCGTACCTTCCACGACGCCGATAACAAAGTGCGCCGTCAGGAATCTGGTTACTTCATTATGCCCCAGGACAGACGCACTTACACCGTGAAAC ATGCTGTTATCAACATGACACTGGCCCAAAGGATTGGATCCGATTGTGATAAGGAAATTAATTGCGGATTGCCCCTATACAATCAGCGTTGGCACAAGACCAG AAAGAACAGCTTATGGATACCCGCATCGGAACCTGTTCTTGGGGAGAATGTGCCGACCGTTTTATTGCTGTCCAAGAACTCAGTGTCGCCCACCAGAATTCGCTATGAAATGCAGCTAAGTGGACCCAATCACATGGCGCTCTTTATTCAGCCCTTGAATGGAGCAAAGATGATGGACTGGTCCTTCCATCAG GCACCCTTGCGTCTGAGCTTTGAGCCACCTTACTTCATCTACTTCTCGTGGGGTGTCAATGGAGATCCACTTAAGTTCTGGCTAGAACTGGAG AAACCCAACGGAAATTGGAACTCTACTACTCTGGAACTTGGTCTCGGAGGCCATTGGACCCATCACAAGGAACTAATAACGCCTGACTTTAAGAAGTTCCTCGACAGTTTCCCCCATTATGTGGATGCCACACCCTGGCCAGCTTCGTTTGAGAGCCGGATCTTTTAG
- the LOC117136760 gene encoding endoplasmic reticulum metallopeptidase 1 — protein sequence MTFSTVDITEEKDGGKSRDKKWPWFGAPIYAAAAFALFYATVLPSFHSYPKMLYQSEEALHPDKFIGERAMRQLAEYSAIGNKMSGSINNEVHTVNFLLREIQKIKDEARLDLYDIEVDTQYSSGAFHLWGMTISYTNLSNVVVKISQKSSDNENYLLVNSHYDSEVQTPAAGDDGVMVVVMLETLRVISRSERTLTHPVVFLFNGAEEACMLGSHGFITQHKWSKNCKALVNLDSTGAGGREVLFQTGPNHPWLAKYYQASVPHPYAQTLAEELFQHNFIPSDTDFRIFRDYGGVPGLDMASVMNGYVYHTEFDNFKNVEYGTYQSTGENVLPLIWALANAPELDNTTAYEKGHTVYYDFLGWFMMTYTESVSIAINVVVSVAAFVCIGTSVYIMTLDNGADAPKAVVMRFAIIFLVQAGTLFVACGLTLLVAVFMQGVGLAESWYYGKWMTFGLYFCTLFFAFGILPATYIGFTKRKTNMKLDQTIACFMHAQCILLALLCIIMTIMGIRSSYFPMLGIFFYAISVLVQIVLKLTLKKSYFVTVHLLFQLLPFFFYTYICYATLVTFVPMEGRDGPESSPDIMISVFIIATAINYAGFVIPIMHKFRKPKIVFSSFGVITIIFIILACTSAGFPFVKQLAPQRYYVLHTQRTFHNLDGTSKQDSGYYIQPVDTRLHELDDTTFKNAEPESWTAATCAAEPYCGLPLYSGRWIEWKDSARWIYSSPPVIPMNINLTQLSKQSLDGNKVRYEYNLRASDRVMMYIDPLDNVKVTDWSFDHTPLLEKHTPPYLIYAIYSQTEEPLNFWVELEHEEGNTDGPYMKLVVSEHFQYHPEHYTEEYKEFLATFPDWTYTTDWFSALESWIV from the exons ATGACTTTTTCAACCGTTGACATCACAGAGGAGAAGGATGGCGGCAAGTCCAGGGATAAGAAGTGGCCTTGGTTCGGAGCACCCATTTACGCGGCTGCCGCCTTTGCTCTGTTCTATGCCACAGTACTGCCCAGTTTTCACAGCTACCCAAAGATGCTGTACCAGAGTGAGGAGGCACTGCATCCGGATAAGTTTATCGGCGAGCGGGCGATGCGCCAGTTGGCCGAGTACTCGGCAATCGGCAACAAGATGAGTGGCTCCATCAACAACGAAGTGCATACGGTAAATTTTCTGCTACGAGAGATCCAGAAGATCAAGGACGAGGCCCGATTGGATCTCTACGACATTGAAGTGGATACGCAGTACTCTTCGGGTGCCTTCCATTTGTGGGGCATGACCATTTCCTACACCAATCTCTCTAATGTGGTAGTGAAAATATCCCAGAAGAGTTCAGACAACGAGAACTATCTGCTGGTCAACTCCCACTACGATTCGGAGGTCCAAACGCCGGCTGCTGGAGATGATGGCGTCATGGTGGTTGTCATGCTGGAAACCCTGCGCGTAATCTCACGCTCCGAAAGAACGCTAACCCATCCCGTGGTTTTCCTATTTAATGGAGCCGAGGAGGCTTGTATGCTGGGTTCCCACGGATTTATCACACAACACAAATGGTCCAAGAATTGCAA AGCTTTGGTGAACCTGGACTCGACTGGAGCTGGTGGCCGCGAGGTGCTCTTCCAAACGGGACCCAATCACCCGTGGTTGGCCAAGTACTATCAAGCAAGTGTGCCGCATCCATATGCTCAGACCCTAGCAGAAGAGCTGTTCCAGCATAACTTTATTCCCTCGGACACTGACTTCCGCATCTTCCGCGATTACGGAGGAGTTCCTGGCCTGGACATGGCCAGTGTGATGAATGGATATGTGTACCACACCGAGTTCGATAACTTCAAAAACGTGGAATACGGCACATACCAGTCGACCGGCGAGAACGTACTGCCCCTGATTTGGGCTCTGGCCAATGCTCCAGAATTGGATAACACCACTGCGTATGAGAAGGGACACACCGTGTACTATGACTTCTTGGGCTGGTTCATGATGACCTATACGGAATCGGTGAGCATAGCCATCAATGTGGTGGTTTCCGTGGCGGCCTTTGTTTGCATTGGCACCTCGGTGTACATCATGACATTGGACAATGGTGCAGATGCTCCGAAAGCGGTGGTAATGAGATTCGCCATCATCTTCCTGGTTCAAGCGGGAACTCTGTTCGTGGCCTGCGGCCTAACTCTCTTGGTGGCCGTTTTTATGCAAGGTGTGGGTCTAGCCGAATCCTGGTACTACGGAAAATGGATGACCTTTGGGCTGTACTTCTGCACCTTGTTCTTCGCCTTTGGCATACTTCCTGCAACTTATATCGGATTCACAAAGAGGAAAACGAACATGAAGTTGGATCAGACCATCGCCTGCTTCATGCACGCCCAGTGCATCCTGCTGGCCCTGCTCTGCATCATCATGACCATCATGGGCATTCGCTCCAGCTACTTCCCCATGCTGGGCATCTTCTTCTACGCGATTTCCGTCCTGGTGCAAATAGTACTGAAGCTCACCCTGAAGA AGAGCTACTTTGTGACAGTTCACCTGTTGTTCCAACTGCTGCCCTTCTTCTTCTACACCTACATCTGCTATGCCACCCTTGTCACCTTTGTTCCCATGGAGGGTCGCGATGGACCCGAAAGTAGTCCCGATATAATGATATCTGTCTTTATCATTGCAACCGCAATAAACTACGCTGGTTTTGTT ATTCCCATTATGCACAAGTTCCGAAAGCCCAAGATTGTATTCTCATCTTTCGGTGTGATCACAATTATTTTCATCATCTTGGCCTGCACATCCGCCGGTTTTCCATTTGTGAAGCAATTGGCTCCTCAGCGGTACTATGTGCTG CACACACAACGAACATTCCACAATTTGGATGGTACAAGTAAGCAGGACTCTGGGTATTATATTCAACCTGTGGATACACGACTCCATGAACTGGATGACACAACTTTCAAGAACGCCGAGCCGGAAAGCTGGACGGCAGCCACGTGTGCCGCAGAACCGTACTGTGGACTACCATTGTACAGTGGTCGCTGGATAGAGTGGAA AGACTCTGCTCGTTGGATCTACAGCTCGCCACCCGTGATTCCAATGAACATAAACCTCACCCAGCTGTCTAAACAATCCCTGGATGGCAACAAGGTACGATATGAGTACAACCTGAGGGCCAGCGATCGCGTTATGATGTACATAGATCCGCTCGACAATGTCAAGGTGACAGACTGGTCCTTTGACCATACACCTTTGTTGGAGAAGCACACACCTCCCTACCTGATCTATGCCATATACTCCCAAACCGAGGAGCCCCTCAACTTTTGGGTGGAGCTCGAGCACGAGGAGGGCAACACAGACGGACCCTACATGAAGCTGGTCGTCTCCGAGCACTTCCAATACCACCCAGAGCACTACACCGAGGAATACAAGGAGTTCCTCGCAACCTTCCCCGATTGGACCTATACCACCGATTGGTTCTCGGCCCTCGAGAGCTGGATTGTATAG
- the LOC117136761 gene encoding endoplasmic reticulum metallopeptidase 1 produces MKSKYENMKIIYNRSKIGWYWAPLFVSCWFLLFYLVVIPSFHRMPQLKTLEDERQQPGQFIGERAENTLLRLSKIGPKVVGSAANEQVAVQFLLSEIGDIIDDARTDLYDIEKDVQVASGNYLLWSMVNVYQSIQNVVVKLSPKNATSEAALLINSHFDSVPGSSGAGDAGMMCVIMLEVLRVITKYETPLTYSVVFLFNGAEENPLQGSHAFITQHPWAQNIKAVINLDSAGSGGREILFQSGPDHPWLMKYYGKNIVHPFASTIGEELFQNGFVPSETDYRVFRDYGHIPGLDMAQTLNGYVYHTKYDRFNLIPRRTYQLTGENILALVKALANAEELENPSKYAEGHMIFFDMMGWFFVYYPETTGIIINITVCVLVCVTIVLYIWMMSSSTGMFRRRIWAKFGILAALQLAGVALGIGLVISIALFLDAVNLPMSWFSQNWMLFGLYFCPMIFGMGIVPAIYFSRTKEHGLPLGYGIQLLMHSHCLILTIITAIMVSYSIRSAFVIMLCIGFYTLSVLINLVTKAHKTNFLWLIPHCICQVLPFMFYTYCCYAFYVVFVPMQGRECNTNPEILMGFFTALMVLLFAPFLVPLFCLFRKSKTIISMFGICTILFIIFAATPIAFPYAEKTAPQRFFAVHTARTFHNGDAASTVSHKDSGYFVLPVDRRPHTVDDILFENTNFTKSEPIDCDSELMCGFPIYSSRWLNAVDNSYFVPGPEPNREYIPTLTILEKSSKSATNIKFDLEISGPDHTSIFILPLNDSKLVDWSFIRDPLDTNVKPPYYVYWSYALDPKPLQFSLEFEHEDPNWSGGTFKIALMGHRIHDDMYITEDFREFLATFPPWAHVSSWLGSYNSWQL; encoded by the exons ATGAAATCAAAGTACGAAAACATGAAGATCATCTACAATCGTAGCAAGATCGGCTGGTACTGGGCTCCGCTGTTCGTATCATGCTGGTTTCTGCTCTTCTATCTGGTGGTCATACCCAGTTTCCATCGCATGCCGCAGCTAAAAACGCTCGAGGATGAGCGCCAGCAGCCGGGTCAGTTCATCGGGGAGCGTGCGGAGAACACCCTGCTCAGGCTATCCAAGATCGGACCCAAGGTCGTGGGCAGTGCGGCCAATGAACAGGTGGCCGTTCAGTTTCTGCTCAGCGAGATAGGTGACATCATCGACGATGCTCGAACGGATCTCTACGATATCGAGAAGGATGTCCAGGTTGCCTCCGGTAACTATCTCCTCTGGTCCATGGTCAATGTCTATCAGAGCATCCAGAATGTGGTGGTCAAGCTGTCGCCGAAGAATGCAACCAGTGAAGCTGCTCTTCTGATCAATTCCCACTTCGATTCTGTGCCGGGAAGCTCGGGCGCCGGAGACGCCGGAATGATGTGCGTGATTATGTTGGAGGTTCTCCGGGTTATCACAAAGTACGAGACCCCACTCACCTACTCGGTTGTGTTCCTCTTCAACGGAGCCGAGGAGAATCCACTGCAGGGCAGCCATGCATTCATCACCCAACATCCTTGGGCCCAAAATATTAA AGCGGTCATTAATTTGGACTCGGCTGGCAGTGGAGGACGAGAAATTCTATTTCAATCCGGACCCGATCATCCCTGGCTCATGAAG TACTATGGCAAAAACATAGTTCATCCGTTTGCCTCCACTATCGGCGAGGAATTGTTCCAAAATGGCTTTGTTCCCTCAGAGACCGATTATCGCGTGTTCCGTGACTACGGCCATATACCCG GTCTCGATATGGCTCAGACTTTGAATGGTTATGTGTACCATACCAAATATGATCGCTTTAATCTCATCCCGCGGCGAACATACCAACTGACTggtgaaaatattttggctcTGGTCAAGGCTCTGGCCAACGCAGAAGAACTGGAGAATCCATCG AAATACGCCGAGGGACACATGATATTCTTCGACATGATGGGCTGGTTCTTTGTCTATTATCCGGAGACCACGGGCATCATAATCAACATAACCGTGTGTGTCCTGGTGTGCGTCACCATCGTATTGTACATCTGGATGATGTCCAGCAGTACGGGCATGTTCCGTCGACGAATCTGGGCGAAGTTTGGCATTCTGGCCGCTCTCCAGTTGGCTGGAGTTGCTCTGGGCATAGGTCTGGTCATATCGATAGCCCTGTTCCTGGACGCAGTGAATCTACCGATGTCATGGTTTTCGCAAAACTGGATGCTCTTCGGCTTGTACTTCTGCCCCATGATTTTTGGTATGGGCATTGTGCCCGCTATCTACTTTAGTCGCACTAAAGAG CATGGCTTACCCCTGGGGTATGGCATTCAGCTATTGATGCATTCGCATTGCCTGATCCTGACCATTATCACCGCCATAATGGTGAGCTATAGTATTCGTTCCGCTTTCGTCATAATGCTCTGCATCGGCTTCTATACTCTGTCCGTGCTGATCAATTTGGTTACTAAGGCACACAAAACCA ATTTCCTATGGCTCATACCGCACTGCATTTGCCAGGTGCTGCCCTTCATGTTCTATACGTACTGCTGCTATGCCTTCTATGTGGTTTTTGTGCCCATGCAGGGACGCGAGTGTAATACCAATCCGGAGATTCTAATGGGTTTCTTTACCGCATTGATGGTTCTACTATTTGCACCCTTCCTGGTGCCCTTGTTCTGTCTCTTCCGCAAGTCCAAGACAATTATCTCAATGTTTGGCATCTGCACGATACTGTTTATCATATTTGCCGCAACACCGATTGCCTTTCCATACGCCGAGAAGACGGCGCCCCAAAGATTCTTCGCTGTG CACACGGCAAGAACCTTCCACAATGGCGATGCAGCGAGCACAGTGAGTCATAAGGACTCGGGATACTTTGTCCTACCGGTCGATCGGCGTCCTCACACCGTCGATGATATTCTCTTCGAAAACACAAACTTTACAAAGTCGGAACCTATTGATTGCGACTCGGAGCTCATGTGCGGATTCCCCATTTACAGCTCACGCTGGTTAAATGCAGT tgATAACAGCTATTTTGTTCCTGGCCCCGAGCCAAATAGGGAATACATTCCCACTCTGACGATTTTGGAAAAATCGAGTAAATCAGCAACAAATATTAAGTTTGATCTCGAGATCTCAGGGCCGGATCACACGAGCATATTCATTCTGCCCTTAAACGATAGCAAATTGGTGGATTGGTCCTTCATTAGGGATCCGCTGGATACAAATGTAAAGCCTCCATACTACGTGTACTGGTCATATGCTTTAGATCCCAAGCCCCTGCAATTTTCACTGGAATTCGAg CACGAAGATCCAAATTGGTCGGGAGGCACTTTCAAAATAGCTCTAATGGGTCATCGAATACACGACGACATGTATATTACGGAGGACTTCCGGGAATTCCTGGCCACGTTTCCGCCGTGGGCGCATGTTAGCTCCTGGCTGGGATCCTACAACAGTTGGCAGCTTTAA